ATAATGTTGATTAAGAATTTCGCGTAATCGCCTTGCACATCTTCTGTGTGGATGCAACAGGATTGCTTGGAAATTCACAGGTAACCCGTAcctgttatattattattgtattcaatatgcatttaattgaaaatgaatattatcagGTATTAAACGGAACATTACCTCAGAACAGATTCTACAAATACACGCAATGCTTTGACATGTATCCACGCACAATAACATTCGCTAAAATTGACTTTTAGCCAACGCACAAGGGGAccaaattgtttctttttatcagTTACCagttttgtaatttcatttttccctataatacactttgattaattttaagataacgaTATCTTATGtaaaattttctattacaaAATACAGAAGTATAAAGAAGTATCTAAATTACATTatctaattaagaaaataagtaTTTGTATGAAAATACCTGCAgctaattcttcttcattataGGTAAAATCTCGAACAATGAATTTTTTCTCACGTGCATGCAACTTAAATTCTTCAATAACTTTCTTGAATAGGGTGATAGTGAATAAACCATATTCGCTATCCTCAGTAATAAGTTGTGTACTACGTGGAACTATCATAGCTGTTAATTTTTCATACCCATTGTACCAATCATGAAAacttgctctaaaatataaatgtaatgcatatataaaacgatataagtaAATGTTAACAGTccatagatatatattgtacgaaATGTAAGTGGATATACCTTGGCACAATTACAAGTAACGTAGTTAGATATTCACTATCCAAGATGAAATGTTCCTTTTTAACTAAATCAGCCAAATTCCTTGTCAATAAACTTCCTCTGTACAAtagtaattataaagtaaaattaaaagcaATAATATGATAACTTAAAGTAACAACAAAATtagttaacaataatataacattgaattttttcaataaatatacacttacgTTTGTTTCTTTTCAAGATTTTGTAAACttccttttaaattattatatgttgTAGATTTCGTTTTGAGATCTGCATCAATCTGACCCACTTGTTTACTGATAATATCAGCGATATTCCTCAGCGATTGTTTAATAGGATATTTTGCCATGTCCCACTGGAATCGAGTTATATATGACGGTAGATCACCTagtaaatttaaaatgttaGAGTAATTGTCCCGTGGAGCaacattattcattttctataaaatattcaaacagagCTTGCAAAATTTCGAACGCATGGAATCGTAAGTAACATGCAATGTTTAAATCACATGTAATACTAAGTGCTTAAATTGTGCTCTTAAATGcagtattgaatatattattaatgattcgaaGAAATTTAGAAGCTGAAAATGACAAAGCTCTGttgaattgtaaaatatgttGTACAAATGCatttacaaacaatttttacaataatgAGCTTaacttacttttttttattaaaatataatttatatttattaaaatacatttcaatttttatgctagccaattgattttaatttaaaaatgtatcaattgCAAGTTTACAATTCATTTACATGCACATGTACAATATATTTGAGCATATGAATATGTAGTCTAATTAAACTAATCTTAAttggattaaaattaaaacaattctcAGATTGATTTTGTGATAAGGAGAGTATTTGATAACAGTGAGATAACAGAGAAAGACTGTTTCTACTAAACTTATTTCTCTTGATTCTAGTACGCTCCTTACTAATTATTAGCATTACAAAAAGAAGCgagacattaaaaaaatatagcaTGCAAACAGTGTATAGAAGCATTTTATGTTGTCAAtgcattgtttttttattatgagaatcatttcatataaataagcCTGTCTGCTTAATGGATAACATTCTTTTGTAAAAATGTCTTTGAATCTAACTCCTTTAACtcatctatataatatatatctatatatatatatatatatatatatatatatatatatatataagtgtgtgtgtatatatatatatagaaaaagatTACTCGTAAATAACGtttgaatgaattaattatcAGTAATGTTCTAGCTAATTTCTTGAAATATAGTATTAACTATTATtacaaaagaattattattaatttgaaaaattagtattttccaaaataaattaaatttcattcaaacaaaatttatgatAACTCTGTAACCATTACAGTATAAACtttgaaatactaaaataatgaattcttcATAAAGCTGTTGATTTATAGCTCTGTATGAATAACCACCCACGCTCTCACACACTTTCACATGCACGTATACGCATGTacatttgattcattaaaattatgaatgtaAATGAATACCATAGAATATAATGACGATAGATACTGTGTAATatgaatattcagtttattttaaaaaattatttttatcttgtatGTATTAGTGACTTAAATGATACATTGTAACACGAGCAATTATAACATAAACATAGAGTATGCAGCTAAGCCAAAATATCTAAGCATTTCATGCCAACTGTTTATGAAGTACTTTATTAAAGTTGATCGGTAGGATGTATTCTGTGAAATAGGTAACTTGTAGTGTTGAAGGGTATTGAGCACCATACTGTCTGCAAAATCTATATCTGATCATGcgaaatagtatttttataagTCCATGTACCGATCGATAagtgtttgaaaatttcattttgttaattGTGTCTCATCTGTAAACTGTACTAGCGTCCATAATACATATGTTGTACATGTATTATAGTTTGTGCAGTATTGTCcttctatgaaaaattataaaatgttatggTTAAAAAGCAATTTGAAAGCTAGGTATGGGAAAAATGCTAAAAAATATactgaaacgaaataaaattaagaaacataatGTTGCTATTTTGAAATCTTACAATTGTTCTTAAACCATTCCGCGgataatattttgtacatagaacgaatgtaaatttatatCCAAATACGTATATTGTTCAAATTCTatacttcaattttattaatactttattgaaatcacagagataaatgaaaataatatcgaaataattatattttaggaACATAAtatgttgaaatatattaattgttttaaaaatttggtCAATAATCTCTAATAGattcaaaatttgtttaaacatgTATCTTTTGAAAATCATATGttaaaagaactatataaacagGAAAATCAAAGCGGAGTAtggtataagaaaatataaagaaattataaagaaaagcttttaaaaagtaaaaagaggggattgaaaattattatggtAATACGCTATGTGTTCATTCATTCGTCCACAGCATCTGGAACAATTGATTGAACAATATCCAaaagttttaattgaatgtGATCCCTTTATCATCGTCACAAGTGAACtttaagaaaactaaaattcaaagaattccTTAATGTAATTTGTAGAGAACTTGTGAAACATTTATTCACAATGAGGACGCAGGAGTAAAAAGAACTAGCTAAGAACTTAAAACATACTAGAGCATTTCCCGAAAAACCAAATTTTCAGAATGTACGCACATTTGCTGCAATTAAAATGTGCTAGAAAGACGGGCAGCTGTCTTTGTTATCTTCCAATATTTTAATTCCTGCGTGCACAAGAAATTAAATGTTGCTGTAACATCATCGAGGAAATTATTGCGATACaacgtaaaaatatttgatgtaCTAGGGTACTTTATCTTTAATCGCAAGCTCAATAAACCAAGCCAAGTATCTTTTCTTTTGGTACTGTTTCACTTTGTGTACGCTGTAAGCATTGGAGAGAGATTGTCATGACTTTTGTAAAgtgttctcttttcttttcaatacatcatgaaaaaatatatatatatctatatatctatacatagatatagatatacataAAGTATTTACAGATATATAAGATGTATACTTAGTCACTGATACAAAACAAGTTGTGTCTTTCAAACACTGCAAATTTAATCACAAAAGAGTGTGAAGAAGTTACTTACAGtgacgaaatgaaaaataatatgtataataagcAATGCTTTCTTATTTGACATAGCACATTAACATTGAAAGAAGACCTCAAATAATCTATTACATCAGAGGCAAGATTTGGCAGAAAATATTTCAGCGTTACAAACATTGCGTATGTAGTGCAGCTGTGCAAAATTGACACTGAAGGAAATGCGCACTAGGATCATAAAGATACTGTCATTAATACGATAACCGAATAGAATTGAATCACAAGTGATATGAGTTTGGAATCAtatattcttttttccttttccttgttTTTTTCCCTAAGCAAAAAAGCTGCATGCGAAGATCCATTATTTTAGAAACTCAAATACCATGAAATGACaacctctctctctttctttctctcctatATCTACCTCCAAAGGAGATAAGACAAGACAAGAATCGGTCGCTAAACGGGCGAGTCA
Above is a genomic segment from Nomia melanderi isolate GNS246 chromosome 8, iyNomMela1, whole genome shotgun sequence containing:
- the Vha44 gene encoding V-type proton ATPase subunit Vha44 isoform X1 encodes the protein MTEYWLISAPGDKTCHETWETLNNLTSKQHSLSINYKFHIPNLKVGTLDQLVGLSDDLGKLDIYVEQVTRKVATYLGEVLEGERYKLRENLMANNSDLPSYITRFQWDMAKYPIKQSLRNIADIISKQVGQIDADLKTKSTTYNNLKGSLQNLEKKQTGSLLTRNLADLVKKEHFILDSEYLTTLLVIVPRASFHDWYNGYEKLTAMIVPRSTQLITEDSEYGLFTITLFKKVIEEFKLHAREKKFIVRDFTYNEEELAAGKNEITKLVTDKKKQFGPLVRWLKVNFSECYCAWIHVKALRVFVESVLRYGLPVNFQAILLHPHRRCARRLREILNQHYAHLDFSATASAATQANQDSMEIAGLGFGQNNYFPYVYYNIDVNMVDNKVY